The Lytechinus variegatus isolate NC3 chromosome 1, Lvar_3.0, whole genome shotgun sequence nucleotide sequence AATAATGTCAATACAAATTGGTATGTCTAAAACTAAATTAGCCATCACCATTTATGCACTTCATACAGTTTGATTCTAGGATTCTACTAGATCTAGattatagatctaggcctaggtcATTTGGgtcaataaacataaaatatgttgatattttttaaatgttataacTAAAACAATATATGGACCATGCTGTGGCTGTTGTGAGGATTGACCAGGCTGGGGCTGTTGTGAGGATTGACCAGGCTGAGGCTGCTGTGAGGATTGACCAGGCTGGGGCTGCTGTGAGGATTGACCAGGCTCTGGCTCTTGTGAGGATTGACCAGGCTGTGGCTGCTGTGAGGATTGACCAGGCTGTGGCTGCTGTGTGGATTGGACAGGCTGGTTCCTGTAAGGATTGACCAGGCTGGGGCTGTTGTGGTTGGCAAGGCAGGGTATTCTTTTGGGATGGGCAAAACCGGGGCTCCGGTAAGGATTGGCAAGGCTGTGGCTGTTGTGAGGATTGACCAGGCGTTGTCTGTTTTGAGGATTGACCACGCTGGGGCTGCTGTGAGGACGAGCCATGCTGTGGCTGTTCTGAGGATTGACCAGGCTGGGGCTGTTGTGAGGATTGACCACGCTGTGGCTGTTGTGAGGATCGACCAGGCTGGGGCCGTTGTGAGGATTGACCAGGCTGAGGCTGCTGTGAGGATCGACCAGGCTGGGGCCGTTGTGAGGATTGACCAGGCTGAGGCTGCTGTGAGGATTGACCAGGCTGGGGCTGCTGTGAGGATTGACCAGGCTGTGGCTGCTGTGAGGATTGACCAGGCTCTGGCTCTTGTGAGGATTGACCAGGCTGTGGCTCTTGTGAGGATTGACCAGGCTGTGGGTGCTGTGTGGATTGGACAGGCTGGGGTTCCTGTAAGGATGGGCCAGCCTGTGGCTGTTGTGGTTGGCAAGGCAGGGTATTCTTTGGGGATGGGCAAAACCAGGGCTCCGGTAAGGATTGGCAAGGCTGGGGCTGTTTTGAGGAGTGGCAAGGCTGGCACTCCTTTGAGGATGTGCAAGGCTGTGGCTGCTGCGAGGATTTGCCATGCTGGGGCTCCTGTAAGGGACAGAATACAtgacataaaatacaaataaatacatgtattgcatgagtgaaattttcataatttccaaATATGACATAATTATGATCGTGTGTCATGAGTTGGGGGCAAAATGCGTTACATGTTAAAAAAGTTGGAGAAATACGCATTGTCACAATCAAATGTCTCTAGTTGTTTTATAGTAAATCAGAcctgtataaaaatatatatatatattgaaagcTTATATTGTAAGGAAGATGATTAACATTCTTTTTACCCGTACAGGGTGTGTAATAAAAGCTATACACAGTGTTGCAAGGAAAAATGGTTTAAAAAGTGCCACCATTTCTATGGTCAGTAATTTATTATTCCTTTCACCAATTGAAATGAATCAACTTAGATTGTGTTAATAAGACCCTatgctttaaaaaattataaacttgtaacacaaaataattttgtcCAACCGAGCTACAAGGTgtccaaaaaaggaaaaaaaatctggtgaaaaaacatctaaaaattaattgatagaTTAATTAAtccattaattaatcaattttttttatataagaaTTGTTTAATACTAAAGAAAAAATGTGTCCTTTCATTTGAGATTACCGCAAACCAGTATTAAGATACATCTTTATGGGATATTTTGTTGCATGAAGTatgttttaattaattaattaataaaaatta carries:
- the LOC121406635 gene encoding glutenin, high molecular weight subunit PW212-like: MFIWYSLNRNILSGTELLYDYGIKKGEEPWKQEPQHGKSSQQPQPCTSSKECQPCHSSKQPQPCQSLPEPWFCPSPKNTLPCQPQQPQAGPSLQEPQPVQSTQHPQPGQSSQEPQPGQSSQEPEPGQSSQQPQPGQSSQQPQPGQSSQQPQPGQSSQRPQPGRSSQQPQPGQSSQRPQPGRSSQQPQRGQSSQQPQPGQSSEQPQHGSSSQQPQRGQSSKQTTPGQSSQQPQPCQSLPEPRFCPSQKNTLPCQPQQPQPGQSLQEPACPIHTAATAWSILTAATAWSILTRARAWSILTAAPAWSILTAASAWSILTTAPAWSILTTATAWSIYCFSYNI